The bacterium genomic interval AGGTGAGCGTGAAGCTCGCGTCCACGCTGCTGCCTCTCGTGCTTGCGAGCGCCCAGTTCGGGCTGGCCACGTCGAGATCGAGGGCACCGACGCGGACCGGGCCGGCGGTGCCGTCGATCGCGTCGCCGCCGACGACCGCGAAGTCGCTCGCGCCGAGGCGATGGACCACGTCCACCGCCGGATCCGGAACGAAGCCCACGAGGGTCGCGTCGCCGGTCGTCTGCAGGGTGAACTCGAACGCGCAGAGCTCGTCGCCGTCGCCGTCGACGCAGGGGGTGCCGGACAGAGTCGTCGCGGGACCCGCGTCGACGTAGAGGAAGAGGGTCACGAAAGGCAGGCCGGGCTCGATCGGGAGGGTGCCGGGGACCACGCCGTCGTCCGCCGGGCTGTGGTAGACGCGGGCCGTTCCGGCGAGGGCGCTCGAGGACGCAAGCAGCAGACAGCACCAGAGGGCGAGCAGACGCAACGGAGACGCGGACGGCATGGGGCCAGAATACGGCATGGTCCGGGCGGATCGGCCGGAATTGCGCCGATCCATCCGACCCGCGGAGGACGGGCACGAGCGCGTTCGATCCACCGGTTCGATGTTGCCATTGACAACTCCTGCGGTCCGCGTCATGTTGTCGCCGAAAACATGGCGTACCACCACGGAAATCTGAAGCAGGCGCTGATCGAGCGGGCGGCAGAGGTCATCGCGGAGAATGGCCTCGAGGCTCTCAGTCTGCGCGGGCTCGCACGCGATCTCGACGTCTCCCACGCCGCTCCGCGACGCCACTTCACGGACCGCGAGGCGCTGATCGGCGAGTTGGCGAAAGAGGGCTTCCGTCGGCTCAGGGTCGTGATGAGCGAGGGGGCCGACGCGGCAGGGCCGGACCCGGTGGCGCGCTATCGCGCGCTCGGCCGCGCCTACGTCCGGTTCGCGAGGCAGGACCCGGCCTTCTTTCGCGCGCTGAACCATCCGCAGGTCCGCCGGATTCGCGACGACGAGCTGCGGGCCGCCGAAGCGGCCTGGTTCGAGACCCTTCGCGAGGCCGCGGCGGAAGCGCAGCGCTCGGGCTGGCACCCGGAAGCCGACCCCGAAGCCCTCGTGGCCTTCAGCGTCGCCGGTGCGATGGGAGCGGCGTCGCTCTTCTCGGACGGCAGCTGGACCGCCCACCTCGACGGCGGGGACCTCGAGTCCCTGGCTGATCAGGTTCTGGATCTGATCGTCGACCGGACCCGGACGACGATGCTCGAAGCCTCCGGCGAGGAAGACGCCGAGAGCGATGACAGGAGAGCTTCATGAAGCAGCTCATGGAAGGAATTCGCGTCCTCAGTGAATGGGGCGCCGTGTTGTTCGGCGTGGGGTTCCTCGCGCCGCTGATCGCGCAATCGATGGACCGGCTCGAGATCGCCGCGCCCTTCGGACTCACGACGATCGCCTTCGGGCTGATCGTCGGGCCTGCGGCGGGCCTGATCGCCAAGCGGCGGGGGAGCTGGGTATGAGCGCGCCGAACGAAGCGACGGCGGCGGCGACCTCCGGCAAGACGAATCGCGAGCTCCTGCGCGAAGAGCAGGCGATCGCGCGACGGTTCATGGGCCGGGTTCCGTGGGAGATGGTCGCCTGGGGAATCGGAAACTTCCTCCTCTGGCTCTCCCTCTGGCCCCTCGTGTTCGCAGGCGTGCTCCCGCTCTGGGCGGGCTTCGTCGTCGCGACGATCTGCTGCGCGCTCGCCTATCTGCCTTCGCACGAGGCCCAG includes:
- a CDS encoding TetR/AcrR family transcriptional regulator yields the protein MAYHHGNLKQALIERAAEVIAENGLEALSLRGLARDLDVSHAAPRRHFTDREALIGELAKEGFRRLRVVMSEGADAAGPDPVARYRALGRAYVRFARQDPAFFRALNHPQVRRIRDDELRAAEAAWFETLREAAAEAQRSGWHPEADPEALVAFSVAGAMGAASLFSDGSWTAHLDGGDLESLADQVLDLIVDRTRTTMLEASGEEDAESDDRRAS